A genomic stretch from Candidatus Nitrososphaera gargensis Ga9.2 includes:
- a CDS encoding AbrB/MazE/SpoVT family DNA-binding domain-containing protein yields the protein MAIEEMSAIFEGTLVKWGNSLGVVIPKPVQRGMALKPGEKIRFRLEKNKLCIEKIEKKED from the coding sequence ATGGCTATAGAAGAAATGTCGGCAATCTTTGAAGGAACTCTTGTCAAGTGGGGTAACTCTCTCGGCGTTGTGATTCCAAAACCTGTTCAGCGTGGCATGGCATTGAAGCCGGGTGAAAAGATTCGTTTCAGACTAGAGAAAAACAAACTGTGTATCGAAAAGATAGAAAAGAAAGAAGATTAG